One genomic region from Nitrospira sp. encodes:
- a CDS encoding superoxide dismutase — MNQPELYRVKSYDLFGLAGISDNTLSLHFGLYEGYVKAANALRAQLDDIRRDGKVDQEEMPAYSELTRRLGFEYNGMVLHEYYFGNLRRGGGDRPAPDSAFGRAIARTFGDFERWQADFCSVGMLRGVGWAVCNVDPSSGLVSNHWITLHEHGNVAGFQPVLVMDVWEHAYLLDYKPSERKQYIDSFFQNIAWTAVEDRMQAGLSPAMAHR; from the coding sequence ATGAATCAACCCGAGCTCTATCGCGTCAAATCCTACGATCTCTTTGGCTTGGCCGGCATCTCCGACAACACCCTCAGCCTGCACTTCGGCCTCTACGAAGGCTATGTGAAGGCCGCCAATGCACTCCGCGCTCAGCTCGATGACATTCGCCGCGACGGCAAGGTCGATCAGGAAGAAATGCCTGCCTATTCCGAGCTCACCAGACGGCTGGGCTTCGAATACAACGGTATGGTGCTCCATGAATATTATTTTGGCAACCTGCGGCGTGGCGGTGGTGATCGTCCTGCGCCGGATTCGGCCTTCGGACGGGCGATCGCCAGAACATTCGGAGACTTTGAGCGATGGCAGGCGGATTTTTGCAGTGTCGGGATGTTGCGCGGAGTGGGATGGGCCGTTTGCAATGTCGACCCGTCGAGCGGATTGGTCTCTAATCATTGGATCACGCTGCATGAACATGGCAATGTCGCTGGTTTTCAACCGGTGCTGGTCATGGATGTCTGGGAACATGCCTATTTGCTGGACTATAAGCCCAGCGAGCGGAAGCAGTACATCGATTCATTCTTCCAGAATATCGCGTGGACTGCGGTGGAAGACCGCATGCAGGCGGGGCTGTCGCCGGCGATGGCCCATCGATGA
- a CDS encoding PepSY domain-containing protein, whose product MKRVIMIALMSGLLTSPAWALFETNKQLVATASVTLEDAVKHALKAVPGKAVEAEIGKEDGRTVYEVEIVDHNNKTQKVYVDAQNGQVKIDR is encoded by the coding sequence ATGAAACGAGTCATCATGATTGCACTGATGTCCGGCCTGTTGACGAGTCCAGCTTGGGCGCTTTTCGAGACCAACAAACAGTTGGTCGCCACTGCGAGCGTCACATTGGAGGATGCCGTCAAGCATGCCTTAAAGGCGGTTCCCGGTAAGGCGGTTGAAGCCGAAATTGGTAAGGAAGACGGGCGGACGGTCTATGAAGTGGAAATCGTGGACCACAATAACAAGACGCAAAAAGTCTATGTCGACGCCCAGAATGGCCAAGTCAAGATCGACCGGTAA
- a CDS encoding CsbD family protein, with protein sequence MNTDQFKGKWVQFKGEVKKQWGKFTDDDLMQIEGDYDKFVGRVQERYGEKKDEVVRWADDWYRRQGQSTTPPREARQSR encoded by the coding sequence ATGAACACCGATCAATTCAAAGGCAAATGGGTGCAGTTCAAAGGGGAAGTCAAGAAGCAATGGGGAAAATTCACGGACGATGATCTCATGCAGATAGAAGGCGACTACGACAAGTTTGTCGGCCGTGTGCAAGAGCGCTATGGCGAGAAGAAAGACGAGGTGGTGCGATGGGCCGACGATTGGTATCGCAGACAGGGACAATCCACGACCCCGCCGCGGGAAGCTCGGCAGTCCCGTTAA
- a CDS encoding response regulator transcription factor, with amino-acid sequence MKPRVLIADDHTLVAEGIERLLERECDLCGRVADGRALVQAVERDKPDIALVDIALPLLNGLDACRQIKKVAPDVKLLVLTMHGEQYFVTEAFRAGVSGYVLKQSVAEELVFAVKEVLKGRMYVSPSVAENLVDQALHPSAEQPSAEAASHDGLSVRQREVLQLIAEGQSTKEIASTLNVSIKTVEFHKTRIMKQLGVHSTAELTKHAIAIGLIAMPQQPTVPAPRV; translated from the coding sequence ATGAAACCCAGAGTCCTGATCGCTGATGACCATACACTCGTGGCGGAAGGCATCGAACGATTGCTGGAGCGCGAGTGCGATCTGTGTGGAAGGGTCGCGGACGGACGCGCGCTCGTGCAGGCGGTCGAGCGTGACAAGCCCGACATCGCGCTGGTGGACATCGCCCTTCCGCTCCTCAACGGATTGGATGCCTGTCGGCAGATCAAAAAAGTCGCACCGGATGTGAAATTGCTCGTCCTCACCATGCACGGCGAACAATACTTCGTCACAGAGGCCTTTCGTGCCGGGGTCTCGGGCTATGTGCTCAAGCAATCGGTGGCGGAGGAACTGGTCTTCGCCGTCAAGGAAGTGCTGAAGGGACGGATGTACGTCTCCCCCAGCGTCGCTGAAAATCTCGTAGATCAGGCGCTCCACCCCAGCGCAGAACAGCCATCTGCCGAGGCGGCCTCACACGACGGCCTGAGCGTCCGCCAGAGAGAAGTGCTGCAACTGATCGCGGAGGGTCAGTCGACGAAAGAGATCGCCTCGACCTTGAACGTCTCGATCAAGACGGTGGAGTTCCACAAGACGCGGATCATGAAACAGCTCGGGGTACACAGTACGGCGGAATTGACCAAGCATGCGATCGCGATCGGCTTGATTGCGATGCCTCAGCAACCCACGGTTCCCGCGCCGAGGGTGTAG
- a CDS encoding CsbD family protein, translated as MNQDQFQGIWKQFKGELKKQWAEFTDDDLLAIEGSVDKLEGKIQERYGDRREEVKRWVDEWFDRNGARPSES; from the coding sequence GTGAACCAGGATCAATTCCAGGGCATCTGGAAACAATTCAAAGGAGAGCTGAAGAAGCAATGGGCGGAGTTCACGGACGATGACCTGTTGGCCATTGAAGGCAGCGTCGACAAACTGGAGGGGAAGATTCAGGAACGGTATGGCGACCGGCGGGAAGAGGTCAAACGGTGGGTGGATGAGTGGTTTGATCGCAATGGCGCGCGTCCGAGCGAGTCATAG
- a CDS encoding response regulator transcription factor, producing MPKARLVIADDHSIVLEAYRQLLEPDYEVVGSALNGEELLRIAPALAPDIILLDISMPNLSGLEVTRQLKAALPQTKLIFVTMMSEPFYISQAFDLGAVGYVLKQSASTELLSALAAALKNRRYISPQLSLEVQDAIETPWVKPEGFSSKLTPRQQEVLQLLTKGFSTKEIAAELKVSAKAVEFHKGNITRRLGIHTTAELTRFALSQGLTTLDEPHS from the coding sequence GTGCCGAAAGCGCGTCTCGTCATTGCCGACGACCACAGCATCGTCCTCGAAGCCTATCGGCAATTGTTGGAGCCGGACTATGAAGTGGTCGGCTCTGCATTGAACGGTGAGGAGTTGCTGCGGATTGCGCCTGCGTTGGCTCCCGACATCATTCTCCTGGATATTTCCATGCCCAACTTGAGTGGGCTGGAAGTGACCAGACAACTGAAGGCCGCGCTGCCGCAGACCAAACTGATCTTCGTGACCATGATGAGCGAGCCGTTCTATATCTCACAGGCGTTCGATCTGGGCGCGGTAGGGTATGTGTTGAAACAATCAGCTTCGACCGAACTCCTGTCGGCATTGGCCGCAGCATTGAAGAATCGTCGCTACATTTCTCCGCAACTGTCTCTGGAAGTGCAGGACGCCATCGAAACGCCCTGGGTCAAACCGGAGGGATTCTCATCCAAACTAACGCCGCGCCAGCAGGAAGTGTTGCAACTGCTGACGAAGGGGTTCTCCACGAAAGAAATTGCGGCGGAGCTCAAGGTGTCAGCAAAAGCCGTGGAGTTTCACAAAGGCAATATCACCCGCAGATTAGGTATTCACACCACGGCTGAACTCACCCGCTTCGCCCTGTCCCAAGGTCTCACGACGCTCGACGAGCCGCACTCCTGA
- a CDS encoding CBS domain-containing protein: MTDRRGPSDPRAAGSTHSRRPAAGIYLESTRKEQLSLLPGDGMQVKDVMTSKVTTATPRTSLTEAAGLMKKLDVPVVVVYDGGRLKGMLTERDLGLSPPIRNAPPHAAIERYMNTAIPSCFDDDLVRDAVHVMRTSKLEWLPVLDRRHRLVGVLSLYAAER; this comes from the coding sequence GTGACCGACAGACGTGGTCCTTCAGATCCGCGAGCCGCGGGTTCCACTCACTCTCGACGACCCGCTGCCGGAATTTATCTGGAGTCGACCCGCAAGGAACAATTGAGCCTGTTGCCGGGTGACGGGATGCAGGTCAAGGACGTGATGACGTCCAAGGTCACGACTGCGACCCCACGGACCAGTCTCACGGAAGCGGCCGGCCTGATGAAAAAGCTGGATGTGCCGGTGGTGGTTGTCTACGACGGAGGGCGATTGAAGGGAATGCTCACGGAGCGTGACCTCGGACTGAGCCCGCCGATCCGAAACGCTCCGCCACATGCCGCAATCGAACGATATATGAATACGGCGATTCCCTCCTGTTTTGATGACGACCTCGTCAGAGATGCCGTGCATGTCATGCGCACGTCCAAGTTGGAATGGCTGCCCGTGCTGGATCGTCGGCATCGCCTCGTCGGGGTGCTGTCCCTGTATGCAGCTGAACGCTAA
- the glgX gene encoding glycogen debranching protein GlgX → MKVWPGRPYPLGATWDGEGVNFSLFSENATSVELCLFDGPDASKESHRIRLEERTNQTWHVYLPEGRPGLHYGFRVDGPYDPPAGHRFNPAKLLIDPYAKSITDTIRLSDRMFGYRLGDAEGDLIRDDRDNAEDMPKCVVVDQAFSWGSDHLLRTPWSKTVIYEVHVKGFTARHPQVPEHLRGTYAGLSTPAVIEYLQGLGVTAVELLPVHHAVQDKHLTDQGLTNYWGYNTIGFFAPDMRYAASPVRGRHVREFKTMVKTLHSAGIEVILDVVYNHTAEGNHLGPTLSFRGIDNAAYYRLMADDPRYYMDYTGCGNSLNVRHPRTLQLIMDSLRYWVLDMHVDGFRFDLASTLARELHEVDRLSAFFDIIHQDPILSQVKLIAEPWDLGAGGYQVGNFPVGWAEWNGKYRDVIRRYWKGDGGQVAELAYRLSGSSDLYETSGRRPFASINFITAHDGFSLQDLVSYNEKHNDANGEGNQDGHNDNLSWNCGVEGPTDDPAILDLRLRQKRNMLTTLLLSQGVPMLCGGDEIGRTQQGNNNAYCQDNELSWHDWNLTAEHRVLLGFVRQLIALRQQHPVFRRRRFFQGRQIHGSEIKDIVWLRPDGREMDEADWSQGYLRALGIVLAGDAIEETDGRGNRILDDTFLLLLNAHHEAIPFLLPTSDGNARWSVVLDTHVGGIAQPASTVMSGEPFTIEPRSMALLCRHSSAAS, encoded by the coding sequence ATGAAGGTCTGGCCAGGCCGACCCTATCCGCTGGGAGCCACGTGGGATGGGGAAGGGGTGAACTTCTCCCTGTTTTCCGAAAATGCGACGTCGGTGGAGCTTTGCCTGTTCGATGGCCCGGACGCGTCCAAGGAATCCCACCGGATTCGCTTGGAGGAACGGACCAATCAGACCTGGCATGTGTACCTGCCGGAAGGGCGCCCTGGCCTCCATTACGGGTTTCGAGTGGATGGTCCCTACGATCCGCCGGCCGGACACCGGTTCAATCCGGCGAAGCTGTTGATCGACCCCTATGCCAAATCCATCACCGATACGATTCGTTTGTCTGATCGCATGTTTGGCTACCGGTTGGGAGATGCCGAGGGAGACCTCATACGTGATGACCGCGACAATGCGGAGGACATGCCGAAATGCGTGGTGGTTGATCAAGCCTTTAGCTGGGGCAGCGATCATCTCCTCCGTACGCCCTGGTCGAAAACGGTCATCTATGAAGTGCACGTCAAGGGATTCACCGCCCGCCACCCGCAGGTGCCGGAACATTTGCGCGGCACCTATGCCGGATTGTCCACGCCGGCAGTCATTGAATATCTCCAAGGGCTCGGCGTGACGGCTGTCGAACTCCTGCCGGTGCATCATGCGGTGCAAGACAAACATCTGACGGATCAGGGACTGACCAACTACTGGGGGTACAACACCATTGGCTTTTTCGCCCCGGACATGCGCTACGCCGCTTCACCTGTGCGCGGGCGGCATGTGCGGGAATTTAAGACCATGGTGAAGACCCTCCACAGTGCCGGCATCGAAGTGATTCTGGATGTGGTGTATAACCATACGGCCGAAGGCAACCATCTCGGGCCGACGCTGTCGTTTCGCGGCATCGACAACGCGGCCTACTACCGGCTGATGGCGGACGACCCTCGCTACTACATGGACTACACCGGCTGTGGGAACAGTCTCAATGTGCGCCATCCTCGGACGTTGCAACTGATCATGGACAGCCTGCGTTATTGGGTGCTCGACATGCATGTGGACGGGTTCCGGTTTGACCTGGCGTCGACGTTAGCCAGGGAGCTGCATGAAGTCGATCGGCTGAGCGCGTTTTTCGACATCATTCACCAAGATCCGATTCTCTCCCAGGTCAAGTTGATCGCGGAACCCTGGGACCTCGGCGCCGGTGGCTATCAGGTCGGCAATTTCCCCGTGGGATGGGCGGAATGGAACGGCAAGTATCGCGATGTGATTCGCCGTTACTGGAAAGGGGACGGCGGGCAAGTTGCCGAGTTGGCCTATCGCCTGTCCGGCAGCAGCGATCTGTATGAGACCAGCGGGAGACGCCCGTTCGCCAGCATCAACTTCATCACGGCGCACGACGGATTCAGCCTCCAGGATTTGGTCTCCTACAACGAAAAACATAACGACGCGAACGGGGAAGGCAATCAAGACGGCCACAACGACAACCTCAGCTGGAATTGCGGTGTGGAGGGGCCGACGGACGATCCCGCGATTTTGGATCTGCGTCTCCGACAGAAACGGAACATGCTGACCACACTGTTATTGTCCCAGGGCGTTCCCATGTTGTGCGGAGGAGACGAGATCGGACGGACTCAACAGGGCAACAACAATGCCTATTGCCAGGACAACGAACTGAGCTGGCACGACTGGAATTTGACGGCTGAACATCGAGTCCTGCTTGGATTCGTGCGCCAGTTGATCGCCTTGCGCCAACAGCATCCGGTCTTCCGCCGCCGCCGGTTTTTTCAGGGCCGGCAAATTCATGGGTCGGAAATCAAAGATATCGTCTGGCTGCGACCTGACGGTCGTGAGATGGATGAAGCGGATTGGAGCCAGGGGTATCTGCGCGCCCTGGGAATCGTCCTGGCCGGGGATGCCATCGAGGAAACCGACGGACGCGGCAATCGCATTCTCGACGACACCTTTCTGCTGCTCCTGAATGCGCACCATGAAGCGATTCCGTTCTTGTTGCCTACCTCCGATGGGAATGCTCGCTGGAGTGTCGTGCTGGATACCCACGTGGGAGGCATCGCGCAACCGGCCTCCACGGTCATGAGCGGGGAACCGTTCACCATCGAACCACGTTCCATGGCGCTCCTCTGTCGCCACTCCTCCGCTGCCTCATAG
- a CDS encoding bacterioferritin, producing the protein MSRSKDQSSFVQDIQAIRERARQHIEDGAQTSDYRADRDTVLRLLNEALATEIVCVLRYRRHYFMAEGMNAESVKAEFLTHAGEEQEHADQLAGRIVQLGGEPNLSPTGLMERSHSEYVEGHDLEDMIKEDLVAERIAIESYRDMIAFVGSDDPTTRRLLEEILAKEEEHAEDLVSLLK; encoded by the coding sequence ATGAGCCGTAGCAAAGACCAATCATCCTTTGTGCAGGATATCCAGGCCATCAGAGAGCGTGCCCGTCAACACATCGAAGACGGTGCGCAGACGTCGGACTACCGTGCCGACCGTGACACCGTGCTGCGGTTGTTGAATGAGGCGTTGGCGACGGAAATCGTCTGCGTCCTGCGATACCGGCGGCATTACTTCATGGCGGAAGGCATGAATGCGGAAAGCGTGAAGGCCGAGTTCCTCACCCATGCTGGAGAGGAACAAGAACATGCGGACCAACTGGCCGGGCGTATTGTGCAATTAGGAGGGGAACCCAACCTGTCGCCTACCGGGCTGATGGAGCGAAGCCACAGCGAGTATGTGGAAGGACATGATCTTGAAGACATGATCAAGGAAGATCTCGTGGCCGAACGGATCGCGATTGAAAGTTACCGGGATATGATTGCGTTCGTCGGCAGCGACGATCCCACCACGCGGCGCCTGTTGGAGGAAATCCTCGCGAAGGAGGAAGAACATGCCGAAGATCTGGTCAGCTTGTTGAAATGA